A single Altererythrobacter sp. BO-6 DNA region contains:
- the thiS gene encoding sulfur carrier protein ThiS has translation MSASKTILLNGESRKTSADTIAALVRELELEPTKVAVERNREIVPRSTLEQAALADGDVLEIVHFVGGGAGDDTWTVAGRTFRSRLIVGTGKYKDFAQNAAAVEASGAEIVTVAVRRVNVSDPKAPMLTDYIDPKKITYLPNTAGCFTADDAIRTLRLAREAGGWDLVKLEVLGEARTLYPDMRETLKATETLAKEGFLPMVYCVDDPIAAKQLEEAGAVAVMPLGAPIGSGLGIQNRVTIRLIVEGAKVPVLVDAGVGTASDAAVGMELGCDGILMNTAIAEAKDPIRMARAMKLAVEAGREAYLAGRMGRRMYADPSSPLAGLI, from the coding sequence ATGAGCGCCTCAAAGACCATTCTTCTCAACGGCGAAAGTCGCAAGACATCCGCTGACACTATCGCTGCCCTGGTCCGCGAGCTCGAGCTTGAGCCGACGAAAGTGGCTGTCGAACGCAACCGCGAAATCGTGCCGCGTTCGACGCTGGAGCAGGCTGCGCTCGCCGATGGCGATGTGCTGGAAATCGTCCATTTCGTTGGCGGCGGGGCGGGCGATGACACATGGACCGTCGCCGGTCGGACCTTCCGTTCGCGGCTGATCGTCGGCACCGGCAAGTACAAAGACTTTGCGCAGAACGCGGCTGCGGTCGAAGCGTCGGGTGCGGAAATCGTCACGGTCGCGGTGCGCCGGGTCAATGTCAGCGACCCCAAGGCGCCGATGTTGACGGATTATATCGACCCCAAGAAGATCACCTATCTGCCTAACACTGCTGGCTGTTTCACGGCCGACGATGCAATCCGCACTTTACGGCTGGCGCGCGAAGCGGGCGGCTGGGACTTGGTCAAGCTGGAGGTGTTGGGCGAAGCACGCACGCTTTATCCCGACATGCGGGAAACCTTGAAGGCAACGGAAACGCTGGCGAAGGAAGGTTTCCTGCCGATGGTCTATTGCGTGGATGATCCGATCGCCGCGAAGCAGCTGGAGGAGGCTGGCGCCGTTGCCGTCATGCCGCTGGGTGCGCCGATCGGCTCGGGGCTCGGCATCCAGAACCGCGTCACCATCCGCCTGATCGTCGAGGGTGCCAAGGTCCCGGTGCTGGTCGATGCCGGCGTGGGCACAGCATCGGATGCTGCGGTGGGCATGGAGCTTGGCTGCGACGGCATACTGATGAACACCGCCATTGCCGAGGCCAAGGACCCGATCCGGATGGCGCGGGCGATGAAGCTGGCGGTCGAGGCTGGGCGGGAGGCCTATCTTGCCGGGCGGATGGGACGGCGCATGTATGCCGATCCCAGCTCGCCACTGGCAGGACTGATCTGA
- a CDS encoding MerC domain-containing protein, with protein MTGTTNSIRQRLDRAGIWLSSLCLLHCLATIILVSGLGLGSQLLLSPEIHRYGLALALLIAAVAIGWGALRHRRPAPFVTAMMGLTFMGGGLAVPHGWHEAVLTIIGVTLVSIGHFLNMRSHLPAAH; from the coding sequence ATGACCGGCACAACCAACTCGATTCGCCAGCGGCTCGACCGCGCGGGCATCTGGCTCTCCAGCCTGTGCCTGCTGCATTGCCTGGCGACCATTATCCTGGTTTCAGGCCTTGGCCTGGGCAGCCAGCTGTTGCTCTCGCCCGAAATCCACCGTTACGGACTGGCCCTGGCCCTGCTCATTGCCGCCGTCGCGATCGGTTGGGGCGCGCTGCGCCATCGCCGCCCGGCGCCCTTTGTTACCGCCATGATGGGACTGACTTTCATGGGCGGCGGATTGGCTGTCCCGCACGGCTGGCACGAGGCGGTCCTGACCATCATTGGCGTCACGCTGGTTTCGATCGGTCATTTCCTCAACATGCGATCGCACTTGCCTGCCGCGCATTGA
- a CDS encoding COX15/CtaA family protein, whose product MTRDKAPQAALARPQALANWLYVVAAMVVVIVMVGGITRLTESGLSITQWDLVTGILPPLTESAWQAEFDLYRQTAEYRFESGPAGMDLAAFKFIFFWEWFHRNLGRLIGLAYALPLAWFWVKGAIPRGYKLRLFAMLALIGGQGALGWYMVSSGVGTDLTDVSHFRLSAHLLTALFLLGGLVWTARDLRALAQDPAAQPARLTGPALVVAVVLFVQLLLGAWVAGLNAGHAAYDWPLMNGRFLPQPDLSRGWLWALTHDPFLLQFLHRWWAWVVVAALVWLARRVRKFDRAASVAIHSAFGVMVLLGIATVLTEVSLWVAVAHQLTGALLVASLAWGMHADGMRKGSAT is encoded by the coding sequence ATGACTCGCGACAAGGCGCCGCAAGCAGCGCTGGCTCGACCGCAGGCGCTCGCCAACTGGCTTTATGTAGTCGCGGCGATGGTGGTGGTGATCGTGATGGTCGGCGGCATTACGCGGCTGACCGAGAGCGGGCTGTCGATCACCCAGTGGGACCTGGTTACGGGAATCCTGCCGCCATTGACGGAATCTGCATGGCAGGCGGAATTCGATCTCTACCGGCAGACCGCCGAATACCGGTTCGAAAGCGGGCCCGCCGGGATGGACCTGGCCGCGTTCAAGTTCATTTTCTTCTGGGAGTGGTTCCACCGCAACTTGGGGCGACTGATCGGGCTTGCCTATGCGCTTCCGCTCGCGTGGTTCTGGGTCAAGGGCGCGATCCCGCGGGGCTATAAGTTGCGCCTGTTCGCCATGCTGGCGCTGATCGGCGGGCAGGGTGCCCTGGGCTGGTATATGGTGTCGTCGGGAGTGGGCACGGACTTGACCGATGTCAGCCACTTCCGCCTCTCCGCACATTTGCTAACCGCGCTGTTCCTGTTGGGAGGACTGGTGTGGACCGCGCGCGACCTCCGGGCGCTGGCACAAGATCCTGCAGCACAACCAGCGAGACTTACCGGGCCAGCGTTGGTCGTTGCGGTAGTGCTGTTCGTGCAATTACTGCTCGGTGCCTGGGTGGCAGGTCTTAACGCGGGCCACGCCGCCTATGACTGGCCGCTGATGAACGGGCGCTTCCTGCCCCAGCCCGATCTCTCGCGTGGCTGGCTGTGGGCGCTGACACATGATCCTTTCCTGCTGCAGTTCCTGCACCGGTGGTGGGCGTGGGTGGTGGTGGCGGCGCTGGTCTGGCTGGCGCGGCGCGTGCGCAAGTTTGACCGGGCCGCATCGGTTGCGATCCATAGCGCGTTTGGCGTGATGGTCCTGCTCGGCATCGCCACTGTCCTGACCGAAGTCTCGCTGTGGGTGGCGGTGGCGCACCAGTTGACCGGGGCGCTGCTCGTAGCGAGCCTTGCCTGGGGTATGCATGCCGACGGAATGCGCAAGGGTTCGGCGACATGA
- the cutA gene encoding divalent-cation tolerance protein CutA produces MSALIWCPFPDRDSARRIANSLLDEELVACANLLGAIESVFQWQGNRESAHEIGVLFKTDAALLDRAVARLAVLHPYDTPAIMGWRCDAVPDATRAWLGLLGQGDR; encoded by the coding sequence ATGAGCGCGCTGATCTGGTGCCCCTTCCCGGATCGGGATAGCGCGCGCCGGATCGCCAACAGCCTGCTCGACGAAGAGCTGGTCGCTTGCGCAAATTTGCTGGGCGCGATCGAATCCGTTTTTCAGTGGCAGGGAAATCGCGAGAGCGCGCACGAAATTGGCGTGCTGTTCAAGACCGACGCGGCTTTGCTCGATCGCGCGGTCGCGCGCTTGGCGGTGCTGCATCCCTATGATACTCCTGCGATTATGGGTTGGCGCTGCGATGCGGTTCCCGATGCTACGCGCGCATGGCTCGGCCTTTTGGGGCAGGGGGATAGGTAA
- the rplM gene encoding 50S ribosomal protein L13: MKALSKQTRSVKPAEVEKKWHLIDADGLVVGRVAAIIANILRGKHKPSYTPHVDCGDHVIVINADKVKFTGKKMGDKVYYKHTGHPGGIKETTPAKVLEGRFPERVLEKAVERMIPRGPLGRAQMKALHLYAGTEHPHDGQQPAVLDIASMNRKNKVTA, translated from the coding sequence ATGAAGGCGCTTAGCAAGCAGACCCGGTCGGTAAAGCCGGCAGAGGTCGAAAAGAAATGGCACCTGATCGATGCCGATGGCCTGGTTGTAGGCCGCGTGGCAGCGATCATCGCCAATATCCTGCGCGGCAAGCACAAGCCGAGCTACACCCCGCATGTCGATTGCGGCGACCATGTCATCGTCATCAATGCCGACAAGGTGAAATTCACCGGCAAGAAGATGGGCGACAAGGTCTATTACAAGCACACCGGCCACCCTGGCGGCATCAAGGAAACGACTCCGGCCAAGGTGCTGGAAGGTCGCTTCCCCGAGCGCGTGCTGGAAAAGGCGGTTGAGCGTATGATCCCGCGTGGCCCGCTGGGTCGGGCGCAGATGAAGGCGCTGCACCTTTATGCCGGCACCGAGCACCCCCATGACGGGCAGCAGCCCGCCGTGCTCGATATTGCTTCCATGAATCGCAAGAACAAGGTCACCGCATAA
- the rpsI gene encoding 30S ribosomal protein S9, giving the protein MADEQNNETVSDLADLKEIAGNAPQGDAVEIAAKADVPLREQELDAQGRAYATGRRKDATARVWLKPGTGKVTVNGKDQEVYFARPTLRLIIDQPFSITDRQGQYDVIATVKGGGLSGQAGAVKHGISQALTKYEPALRSTVKAAGFLTRDSRVVERKKYGRAKARRSFQFSKR; this is encoded by the coding sequence ATGGCTGACGAACAGAACAACGAAACCGTGTCGGACCTGGCTGACCTGAAGGAAATCGCCGGTAACGCGCCTCAGGGCGATGCTGTCGAGATCGCTGCCAAGGCTGACGTTCCGCTGCGCGAGCAGGAACTCGATGCGCAGGGCCGCGCCTATGCTACCGGTCGCCGCAAAGACGCCACCGCTCGCGTGTGGCTGAAGCCCGGCACCGGCAAGGTCACTGTCAATGGCAAGGACCAGGAAGTCTATTTCGCACGTCCAACGCTGCGCCTGATCATCGACCAGCCCTTCTCGATCACCGATCGCCAGGGCCAGTACGACGTCATCGCCACCGTCAAGGGCGGCGGCCTTTCGGGCCAGGCCGGTGCGGTGAAGCACGGCATCAGCCAGGCGCTGACCAAGTACGAACCGGCGCTGCGTTCGACGGTGAAGGCCGCTGGCTTCCTCACCCGCGACAGCCGCGTGGTTGAGCGCAAGAAGTACGGCCGGGCCAAGGCACGCCGCAGCTTCCAGTTCTCGAAGCGCTAA
- a CDS encoding metallophosphoesterase — protein sequence MPGDASILFHVSDTHFGVEDRAAMAWFEAGVHAEQPDAIVCTGDLTQRATHRQYADAADWFAGLGVPIMLQPGNHDMPYYNLWERFRRPYARFGVLEVAVGAEIALEHALIVPFDTNVPAQLRWPWSDGVVTRRNLDAALARLEALRADPRPKLVACHHPLLAEQDGHKNPTIRGDQAFAELAAAGASAVLSGHVHFPFDQVRSRDNRAMRMVGAGTLSTRLRKGAPPSYNVIRIDRGGLIEVEHRNFRREN from the coding sequence ATGCCCGGCGACGCTTCGATCCTGTTCCATGTCAGCGACACGCATTTCGGTGTGGAGGACCGCGCGGCGATGGCGTGGTTCGAGGCTGGCGTTCACGCTGAGCAGCCGGATGCGATCGTCTGCACCGGCGACCTGACCCAGCGGGCAACGCACCGGCAATATGCGGATGCAGCGGACTGGTTCGCCGGCCTTGGCGTACCGATCATGCTGCAACCCGGCAATCACGACATGCCCTATTACAATTTATGGGAACGGTTCCGGCGGCCATACGCCCGCTTTGGCGTGCTGGAGGTAGCTGTCGGCGCAGAGATTGCACTCGAGCATGCGCTGATCGTGCCGTTCGACACCAATGTCCCCGCCCAGTTGCGCTGGCCCTGGTCTGACGGTGTCGTGACCCGGCGCAATCTCGACGCTGCACTGGCGCGGCTTGAGGCGTTGCGGGCCGATCCCCGCCCTAAGCTTGTCGCCTGCCACCATCCGCTGCTGGCCGAGCAGGATGGACACAAGAATCCGACCATTCGCGGGGATCAGGCCTTTGCCGAGCTCGCGGCGGCGGGCGCTAGCGCCGTCCTGTCAGGCCATGTCCATTTTCCGTTCGACCAGGTCCGGTCGCGCGACAATCGTGCGATGCGGATGGTCGGGGCGGGAACGCTGTCGACGCGGCTGCGCAAGGGTGCGCCACCATCCTACAATGTTATCCGGATCGATCGCGGTGGGTTGATCGAAGTCGAGCATCGCAACTTTCGCCGCGAGAATTGA
- a CDS encoding UrcA family protein translates to MEEIMFKPFLAAAALSAAIAAGPATAEETQGNSKTVTYSDLDLSTKQGQKELEVRFARAAREVCEADAKRTGTRMMSTEVRRCLAEAKKSTKAAMARILSDNQLGG, encoded by the coding sequence TTGGAGGAAATCATGTTCAAACCTTTTCTGGCAGCTGCCGCCTTGAGCGCTGCAATCGCCGCCGGCCCTGCCACCGCCGAGGAAACGCAAGGCAATTCGAAGACCGTTACCTACAGCGATCTCGACCTGTCGACGAAGCAGGGACAGAAGGAACTTGAAGTCCGCTTCGCCCGCGCGGCACGAGAAGTCTGCGAAGCAGATGCAAAGCGCACCGGCACCCGCATGATGTCAACCGAGGTCCGGCGCTGCCTCGCGGAAGCGAAGAAAAGCACCAAGGCGGCCATGGCCAGGATCCTTTCGGATAATCAGCTCGGCGGATAA
- a CDS encoding LytTR family DNA-binding domain-containing protein: protein MALRTLIVDDEPLAVERIQVICAQIETINVIGTASDGAAALRLVDALLPDLILLDMTMPELDGLGVARELAKRDNPPAVIFVTAHDDFAVEAFDLDAIDYVLKPVASDRLSRAIERALARRGTGRVRESQWLEELWVPHRSELLRIAVSEVSRIDAERDYVRLFVGEPADGGRSYLLLQTIAGLEQRLDPAEFIRIHRSTILRRDRIRGLRHDGLGVWSAELDCGEALRIGRTYLPKVKAMAGR, encoded by the coding sequence ATGGCGCTGAGGACGCTGATCGTGGATGACGAGCCGCTCGCGGTTGAGCGGATCCAGGTCATCTGTGCGCAAATCGAAACGATCAATGTAATCGGCACCGCAAGCGATGGCGCGGCCGCCTTGCGGCTGGTGGACGCGCTTTTGCCCGACCTCATCCTACTCGACATGACTATGCCCGAACTCGACGGGCTCGGCGTCGCGCGCGAACTCGCCAAGCGGGACAATCCACCGGCGGTGATCTTCGTTACCGCGCATGACGATTTTGCGGTCGAAGCCTTCGATCTCGACGCGATCGACTATGTTCTCAAGCCTGTTGCATCAGACCGGCTGTCACGCGCGATCGAACGGGCTTTGGCCCGGCGCGGGACCGGACGGGTCCGCGAAAGCCAATGGCTCGAGGAGCTGTGGGTGCCGCACCGGTCCGAACTGTTGCGGATCGCCGTTAGCGAAGTCAGCCGGATCGATGCCGAGCGCGACTATGTTCGCCTGTTCGTCGGCGAGCCGGCCGATGGGGGGCGAAGCTATCTGTTGCTGCAGACGATCGCCGGGCTGGAGCAGCGGCTCGATCCGGCCGAATTCATCCGCATCCATCGTTCGACCATTTTGCGCAGGGACCGTATCCGGGGCCTGAGACATGATGGCTTGGGGGTATGGTCGGCAGAACTCGATTGCGGCGAAGCGCTGCGAATCGGGCGCACCTATCTGCCCAAGGTCAAGGCGATGGCCGGTCGCTAG
- a CDS encoding histidine kinase → MLWRRGVVTLAGIGMTLVLWSLLRLFDARPLWMRVTAALLIALPAAGAIAQVNQWIFEDVQAKEEAAYGRDRGVNLRRDESGNLLVDVPVETQRDWEEDIDGPPRAPRSESVIIAPAPTQSDIWRGLIDIALGRYFLLLAWASLYFALLAGVQASAAERRASEFRNAAKAAEIRSLRYQVNPHFLFNTLNSLSSLVMTGKTERAEQMIQTLARFYRHSLASEPTMDVALADEFELQQHYLDIEAVRFPERLRCEFDLPADLADARVPGMILQPLVENSVKYAVSPVNRPVTIRVAAREEFDRLVVTVSDNGPGVPANAKPGFGIGLANVRDRMEARFGPDVSLESGPVPGGYRTEIRIPLTRNG, encoded by the coding sequence ATGCTGTGGCGCCGCGGAGTGGTGACGCTGGCCGGTATCGGGATGACGCTGGTGCTGTGGTCGCTGCTCCGCCTGTTCGACGCGCGCCCATTGTGGATGCGGGTGACTGCTGCGCTGCTGATTGCGCTGCCTGCTGCAGGTGCGATCGCGCAGGTCAACCAATGGATATTCGAAGACGTCCAGGCCAAGGAAGAAGCTGCCTATGGCAGGGACCGCGGGGTCAACCTGCGGCGCGACGAGTCGGGTAACTTGCTGGTCGATGTGCCGGTCGAAACCCAGCGCGACTGGGAAGAGGACATCGATGGTCCGCCGCGCGCACCACGATCAGAAAGCGTCATCATCGCACCGGCTCCCACGCAAAGCGACATCTGGCGTGGACTGATCGATATCGCTCTTGGCCGCTACTTCCTGCTTCTGGCCTGGGCTTCGCTCTATTTCGCGCTGCTCGCCGGGGTCCAGGCGAGCGCAGCCGAACGCCGGGCGAGCGAGTTCCGTAATGCGGCCAAGGCGGCCGAAATCCGCTCGCTGCGCTATCAGGTCAACCCCCACTTCCTGTTCAACACGCTCAACTCGCTGTCCTCGCTGGTGATGACCGGCAAGACCGAGCGGGCCGAACAGATGATCCAGACCCTTGCGCGCTTCTATCGCCACAGCCTGGCGTCAGAGCCGACGATGGATGTGGCCTTGGCTGATGAATTCGAACTGCAACAGCATTATCTGGATATCGAAGCCGTGCGCTTCCCTGAACGGTTGCGCTGCGAATTCGATCTGCCGGCCGATCTGGCCGATGCGCGCGTGCCCGGGATGATCCTGCAGCCGCTGGTCGAAAACTCAGTCAAATATGCCGTCTCGCCAGTGAACCGGCCGGTTACGATAAGGGTTGCCGCGCGCGAGGAGTTTGACCGGCTTGTCGTCACCGTCAGCGACAATGGCCCGGGCGTTCCCGCCAATGCCAAGCCCGGCTTCGGGATTGGCCTTGCCAATGTCCGCGACCGGATGGAAGCTCGCTTCGGACCCGATGTTTCGCTCGAATCCGGCCCGGTTCCGGGTGGATATCGCACCGAAATCCGGATACCCTTGACCCGAAATGGCTGA
- a CDS encoding fumarate hydratase, translated as MTLIREDDLIETIADALQFISYYHPMDYIQALGKAYEAEQGPAAKDAIAQILTNSRMCAEGHRPICQDTGIVNVFIKWGQDCRLESSRSLQNVVDEGVRRAYNHPDNKLRASILADPAFTRRNTRDNTPCVLSVEMVPGNTVSIDVAAKGGGSENKSKFKMMNPSDNIVDWVLEQIPSMGAGWCPPGMLGIGIGGTAEHCMKLAKQSLMDPIDMAQLKARGAQNDIEQLRIDIFDAVNATGVGAQGLGGLSTILDVKILDWPCHAAGKPVAMIPNCAATRHAHVTMDGSGPAYLPQPDLDAWPKVEWQPDAEAKRVDLDNLTPEEVASWKAGDRLLLNGAMLTGRDAAHKRIQDMLAKGEELPVDFKGRAIYYVGPVDPVMGEVVGPAGPTTATRMDKFTEMMLDLGLLAMIGKAERGHNAVEVISRFKVSYLMAVGGAAYLVARAIKEAKVVAFEDLGMEAIYEFTVKDMPVTVAVDSEGTNVHTLAPAIWKERIAKEKLLEKG; from the coding sequence ATGACCTTGATCCGTGAAGACGACCTGATCGAAACCATTGCGGATGCTCTGCAATTTATCTCGTACTACCACCCGATGGATTACATCCAGGCTCTCGGCAAAGCCTATGAAGCAGAGCAGGGGCCGGCCGCGAAAGACGCGATCGCGCAGATCCTGACCAACAGCCGCATGTGCGCCGAGGGGCATCGCCCGATCTGCCAGGACACCGGGATCGTCAACGTATTCATCAAATGGGGGCAGGATTGCCGGCTGGAATCGAGCCGCAGCCTGCAGAACGTGGTCGATGAAGGCGTGCGCCGCGCCTACAACCACCCGGACAACAAGCTGCGTGCATCGATCCTGGCCGATCCCGCCTTCACGCGTCGCAACACCCGCGACAACACCCCGTGCGTGCTGTCGGTCGAGATGGTGCCGGGCAACACCGTCAGCATCGACGTTGCGGCCAAGGGTGGCGGCAGCGAGAACAAATCGAAGTTCAAGATGATGAACCCCAGCGACAACATCGTCGACTGGGTGCTTGAGCAGATCCCCTCCATGGGCGCGGGCTGGTGCCCGCCGGGCATGCTGGGCATCGGCATTGGCGGCACGGCGGAACACTGCATGAAGCTGGCCAAGCAATCGCTCATGGATCCGATCGATATGGCCCAACTCAAGGCGCGGGGGGCTCAAAACGATATCGAACAGCTGCGGATCGATATCTTCGATGCCGTCAATGCCACAGGCGTCGGGGCGCAAGGGCTGGGCGGGCTTTCGACCATCCTTGACGTCAAGATCCTCGACTGGCCGTGCCACGCTGCAGGCAAGCCGGTGGCGATGATCCCCAATTGTGCCGCCACGCGCCACGCGCATGTGACGATGGACGGTTCGGGGCCGGCCTATTTGCCGCAGCCTGATCTCGATGCCTGGCCCAAGGTGGAGTGGCAGCCCGATGCAGAGGCCAAGCGGGTCGATCTCGACAATCTGACGCCGGAAGAAGTCGCCAGCTGGAAAGCGGGAGACCGGCTGCTGCTCAACGGCGCCATGCTCACCGGGCGCGATGCGGCGCACAAACGCATCCAGGACATGCTGGCAAAGGGGGAAGAGCTGCCGGTCGATTTCAAAGGCCGGGCAATCTACTATGTCGGCCCGGTCGATCCGGTGATGGGCGAAGTGGTTGGCCCGGCCGGCCCCACCACCGCCACCCGCATGGACAAATTCACCGAGATGATGCTCGATCTTGGCCTGCTGGCGATGATCGGCAAGGCCGAGCGCGGGCACAATGCGGTGGAAGTGATCAGCCGCTTCAAGGTATCCTATCTGATGGCGGTGGGCGGCGCGGCCTATCTCGTCGCGCGGGCGATCAAGGAAGCAAAGGTTGTGGCTTTCGAAGACCTCGGGATGGAGGCGATCTACGAATTCACGGTCAAGGACATGCCCGTTACGGTCGCGGTCGACAGCGAAGGCACCAATGTCCACACATTGGCTCCGGCGATCTGGAAAGAACGGATTGCAAAGGAAAAACTGCTCGAAAAGGGCTGA
- a CDS encoding protein-L-isoaspartate O-methyltransferase has product MTNNNIPLARKAMIDSQLRTSGVTEPFVLARMGSVAREDFVPEGARTIAYIDRAVPLGGGKFLAAPLVHGKMLAEARPALDDTTLIVESGSGYLAELLRPLVGKLDTIGADEVAGGKKGRKSYSLILVDGAIEHLPDALSNRLEENGRIVTGLVLRGVTRLATGRKVAGSVTLQPLAEIGIPVLHAFDRPKEWSF; this is encoded by the coding sequence ATGACGAACAACAATATACCTCTCGCCCGCAAGGCCATGATCGATAGCCAGCTGCGTACAAGCGGAGTCACTGAACCCTTCGTGCTGGCGCGGATGGGCTCGGTCGCGCGTGAGGATTTCGTGCCGGAAGGCGCGCGGACGATTGCCTATATCGATCGCGCTGTCCCGCTGGGCGGTGGCAAATTCCTTGCCGCGCCGTTGGTGCATGGCAAGATGCTGGCCGAAGCGCGCCCCGCCCTCGATGATACGACCCTGATCGTGGAAAGCGGATCGGGCTATCTCGCCGAACTGTTGCGCCCGCTGGTCGGCAAGCTCGACACAATCGGTGCGGACGAGGTGGCAGGTGGCAAGAAGGGCCGGAAGAGCTATTCGCTCATCCTGGTTGACGGTGCGATCGAGCATTTGCCCGATGCCCTGTCCAATCGGCTTGAAGAGAACGGGCGGATCGTCACCGGGTTGGTGCTGCGCGGTGTGACCCGCCTCGCCACCGGGCGGAAGGTTGCCGGATCTGTCACACTTCAGCCGCTGGCCGAGATCGGCATTCCCGTGCTGCACGCCTTCGACCGCCCGAAGGAATGGAGTTTCTGA
- a CDS encoding TolC family outer membrane protein encodes MRHLAVVFLLGAGLVPATAHADGLREALVSAYENNPTLQAARAQQRATDEEVPIQRAQGLHNVSATANHIEFVKVSPNSFTAPERRFAGGVDMTVPVYSGGAVRNGIKAAKQRVSAGQADLRGTESAIFSQVVAAYMDVLRTEALAALAGNQVEVLTVNLQATTDRFEIGDLTRTDVAQSQSRLALAQGDFRNAQANLIAARENYIALVGRAPQNLEAPPPLPGLPGTVGEAVVAALENNPDLIAARERADAAGFDLEVAGAGRLPTVGLFANIDYTDYFGTLGGPISSDFTQNETTANAGIQVTIPIFQGGLPAARQRQAYARETVALERVIEAERSIISQVRAAYSSWQAANAIIESSESAVAAAELSLEGVRAENSIGNRTILDVLNAEQELLSARAQLVTARRNAYVAGFSVLAAMGKAEARDLNLDTGGVLYDPQDNYDRVRGKMLDWQRDAEPAAISTRTVDIPAPDAMIGPPDESGDVTGN; translated from the coding sequence ATGCGGCACCTGGCCGTTGTTTTCCTGCTGGGTGCCGGCCTTGTCCCGGCAACCGCACATGCCGACGGACTGCGCGAGGCGCTGGTCAGCGCCTATGAAAACAACCCGACATTGCAGGCCGCAAGGGCGCAACAGCGCGCCACCGATGAGGAAGTGCCGATTCAGCGTGCGCAGGGCTTGCACAATGTTTCCGCCACGGCGAATCACATCGAGTTCGTGAAGGTTTCGCCCAACAGCTTTACCGCTCCCGAGCGGCGCTTCGCCGGTGGCGTCGACATGACGGTGCCGGTCTATTCGGGCGGTGCGGTGCGCAATGGCATCAAAGCCGCGAAACAACGCGTTTCTGCTGGCCAGGCAGACCTGCGGGGGACCGAAAGCGCCATCTTCAGCCAGGTCGTCGCAGCCTATATGGATGTGCTGCGCACCGAGGCGCTGGCGGCGCTCGCGGGTAACCAGGTCGAGGTGCTGACCGTCAACCTGCAGGCAACCACCGACCGCTTCGAGATCGGCGATCTGACGCGCACCGACGTGGCTCAGTCGCAGTCGCGGCTGGCGCTGGCACAAGGCGATTTCCGTAACGCACAGGCCAATTTGATCGCCGCGCGCGAGAATTACATCGCACTGGTCGGGCGCGCACCGCAGAACCTGGAGGCGCCGCCACCCTTGCCCGGCCTGCCGGGAACGGTGGGCGAGGCGGTGGTTGCCGCGCTTGAGAACAATCCGGACCTGATCGCCGCACGCGAGCGGGCCGACGCGGCCGGCTTCGATCTGGAAGTGGCCGGTGCCGGGCGGCTGCCCACGGTCGGCCTGTTCGCGAACATCGACTACACGGATTACTTCGGCACGCTCGGTGGCCCGATCTCTTCCGACTTCACGCAGAACGAAACGACCGCCAATGCGGGGATCCAGGTCACGATCCCGATTTTCCAGGGCGGCCTGCCCGCTGCCCGCCAACGCCAGGCCTATGCCCGCGAAACCGTGGCGCTTGAGCGCGTGATCGAGGCTGAACGGAGCATCATCTCACAGGTGCGCGCCGCTTATTCCAGCTGGCAGGCAGCCAATGCCATTATCGAAAGCTCTGAATCGGCTGTTGCCGCAGCCGAACTGAGCCTTGAGGGCGTTCGGGCGGAAAATTCGATCGGGAACCGCACGATCCTGGATGTGCTCAATGCCGAACAGGAATTGCTTTCGGCGCGGGCACAACTCGTCACCGCTCGCCGCAACGCCTATGTCGCCGGCTTCAGCGTCCTCGCGGCGATGGGCAAGGCCGAAGCGCGCGACCTCAATCTCGATACCGGCGGCGTGCTGTATGATCCGCAGGACAATTACGACCGGGTGCGGGGCAAGATGCTCGATTGGCAGCGCGATGCGGAACCTGCCGCCATTTCAACGAGAACCGTTGACATCCCCGCGCCTGACGCGATGATTGGGCCGCCCGATGAATCGGGTGACGTCACCGGCAACTGA